A portion of the Paenibacillus hamazuiensis genome contains these proteins:
- a CDS encoding VOC family protein, with protein MKPLIQQITPHLWFDKEAKEAAEYYCSVFPDSRISSATTLHETPSGDCDVVSFTVFGHPFMSISAGPLFKFNPSVSFMVNFDPSREQDARAKLDEVWNKLSDGGTPLMPLDKYPFSERFGWIQDKYGVSWQLMLTNPEGERRPAIVPFLMFVGNNCGKAEEAREFYLSVFRNSKPGTLFRYGSGQEPDKEGTVMFTDFMLENTWFAAMDSAHEHLFNFNEAISLMVVCETQEEIDHYWEKLSAVPEAEQCGWLKDRYGLSWQIVPAAMDEMMAKGTPEQRDRVTKAFLEMKKFNIAELQKAYEG; from the coding sequence ATGAAGCCGCTGATCCAACAAATTACCCCGCACCTGTGGTTCGACAAGGAGGCCAAAGAAGCAGCGGAGTATTATTGCTCCGTGTTCCCGGATTCCCGAATCTCGAGCGCGACGACTTTGCACGAAACGCCATCGGGGGATTGCGACGTTGTTTCGTTCACTGTCTTCGGACATCCTTTTATGTCCATCTCCGCCGGGCCGCTTTTTAAGTTCAATCCTTCCGTATCGTTTATGGTAAATTTCGACCCGTCCCGGGAACAGGACGCGAGAGCCAAATTGGACGAGGTGTGGAATAAGTTGTCCGATGGCGGAACCCCTCTTATGCCGCTGGACAAGTACCCGTTCAGCGAACGGTTTGGCTGGATCCAGGACAAGTATGGAGTCTCATGGCAGCTCATGCTGACGAATCCGGAGGGAGAGCGGCGGCCTGCAATTGTACCTTTCCTGATGTTCGTGGGTAATAACTGCGGCAAGGCGGAGGAAGCCCGCGAATTTTATCTTTCGGTTTTCCGAAATTCCAAGCCTGGCACTCTCTTCCGGTATGGGTCCGGTCAAGAGCCGGACAAAGAGGGAACGGTTATGTTCACCGACTTCATGCTGGAGAATACATGGTTTGCGGCAATGGACAGCGCGCATGAACACTTGTTTAACTTCAACGAGGCGATTTCTCTCATGGTCGTTTGCGAGACGCAGGAGGAGATTGACCATTACTGGGAAAAGCTCTCCGCTGTACCCGAAGCCGAACAGTGCGGCTGGCTCAAGGACCGGTACGGACTCTCGTGGCAGATCGTTCCTGCCGCAATGGACGAGATGATGGCCAAAGGCACGCCGGAACAGCGCGATCGCGTCACGAAGGCGTTCTTGGAGATGAAGAAGTTTAACATTGCGGAATTGCAAAAAGCATACGAAGGATAA